The Glutamicibacter mishrai DNA window CCACCAGCTCGCCGTCCACGAAGCGCGCCAGCCACTTATCCCGACCCGCTCCAGGGGCAGCGATCAGCCGGTCTTCGACAAAGGCGAAGTGGGCGCGCAAAGCCTGGGCGATATTCGAGTCGGCCGCTGCCAAGTCCACGAAGAGCTCAAAGAGCTCCGGCAAGGTAGCGCCCGCGCCGCCGTGGGAAACAGGCACGCGAACCGCGCCGAAACCGGCTGCGGCAAGGTCGGCGATCTGCTGGTAGGGCAGTTCGCCGCTGCGGTCGCGTTCGGCAGCGCCCGCGGCGATCTGTTCAAAGAGCGGCGCGAAGCGGGCTTTGAGCTTGCTCAGCCGATTTCCGGTAGTCAATACAGTCATCTCAGGATCCTGTCCGTAGAAAGTTCTTAGGTGTAAAGCGATAGCGGCTGGGATTCCCCGCGCAGGAAGTAGGCGCCGACTTCGATCTTCTTGTAGTCCACCGGGTCATGCAGGGAGTGGGTGCGCACATTGCGCCAGAACAGATCCAGGCCCACCGAATTGGCGGTGGAGGATGATCCGGTCACTTCGAAAATCCGGTTGGCCACCTCGACCCCAACCTCGGTGGAGACCACTTTGGCTTCTGCGATGTCCACGGCGAGCGCCGCGCGCTCGGGCTGGGTGACATCCCCGCTCTTGGCCAGCAGCGAATCAAATTTGCGGCCGAGCTTCTCGGTCAACGCCGCCACAGCTGCGGTGCGTGCCTTGAGCTCGCCCACGGTGCGCTGGAAGATCAGATCCTGCGAGTAGGTCTCGGCCTGCGAGAACAGCCAGGCGTTCTTGCGGCCAAGCAGAATCTGCTTGCCACGGGCCAAGGCGCCCTGGGCAATGCCCAGATAGAAGTTGGCAAACGCCAGCTGGATGCCCGGGGTCAACAGGGTCGATACTGGTTCTTCGGTGACCTCGCCGAGCAGATCCTGCGCGTCAATACGCACGTTGTGGTACTTCAGAGAGTTCGACGCGCTCAGTCGCTGGCCAAGGTAGTCCCAGTCATCGACGATTTCCAGGCCTTCACGGTCACGTGGAATGACAAAGGCCAGGACCTGGCCTTGGCGTTCACCCTCGGTGACTTCGGCATTGATCACAATCACTTCGCCCACGCCGGAGCCCGTGGAGAAACGCTTGGCGCCGTTGAGCCGGAATCCATCGCCCTCCGGAACCAGGGTCAGCGTCGGGTCGACCGGGTTGACCGAGTCGCCCCAGAGCCAGCCGCCCTCCACGGTGCGCTGCCACCATTCGGCTTGGGTTTCCGGTGCGCCGTAAAAAGCGATGCCCGACTGGTTCACGTAGTGGTAGGCCAGCAGCTGGGAAATAGAGCCATCGGCTGCAGCCAGAATGCGGACCACTTCAAAAGCGGTTTCCCAGTGGGCTCCTGCTCCCCCGAATTGCGCTGGAACCAGCAGGTTCAGCAGGCCTGCCTCGCGAAGCAGCTGGACTTCGGCGAAAGGCTGCGCATTTTTGCGGTCGCGTTCCAGGGCGTCGGCGGCCAGCTGGTCGGCGACTTTCCGGGCTGTCTCGCGCCATTGGGCGAGTTCGGCTTCATCGGCGGTGCCGGTGTATGGTACACGCGGCAGCTGGGTGCTCAGTACGGTCATCTTCGTTCTCCTCATGTTCATGGATTCCGAAGGATGCAGAAAGATTCTGCGAATCCATCGAACCTGGCGTTAGCACTCTCTGCAGGAAGCAGACTTGCTGCGGCGTCGCGGAGCCAGGTCTCTCAGCCGCTCTGGATGGTTTGTCCTACCAGTGAAACATCGAGGCTCACCAGTTGGTAGGCACGACGTCATAGGGCGGAACATCGTCATGGATCGTCATTTTTGCGGCCCTCAAAGCCGCGAAAAACGCCGTCACATTTCCTCATATGTCACTGCGCGCCCAGTACCGCTTCCGGGGTTTGGCTTGCCTTCGTATCGGCCGCCGAGGCCTTGCCCGCATAAGCTCCGCGGTAGGCAGCTGCCGGGTGGTGTTCAGCCACCCTCGTGGTGCCAGGCTCGGTCAGATATTCGCGCAGGGTATTGCCTTCGTACCTTGCCCAGGTCCGCCCGCGCTTGCGCAGCTCCGGGACCACCAGATCGGTGAACTGCTCGAAGGAACCGGGAGTGATGGCATAGGCCAGGTTGATCCCGTCCAGCCCGGACTCATCAACCCAGCGCTCGATTTCATCGGCCACGGTTTCCGCTGAGCCAACGAGCACCGGCCCGATGCCGCCCACTTTGAGGTAGTCGGCAATGGTGTTCGGGGTCCACTTCTGCTGAGGGTTCGCGGTAGTGAAAATCGACACCGCGGAGCGGGCCGCATTGGTTTCCAGGTACTGCAGTTCCTCATCCGGCGCGTACTGGCTCAGGTCCAAGCCCGACCAGCCGCCGTAGAAGGTCATGGCGCCCTCGCGTGAAGCGTAGGACTGGTATTCACGGTAGAGCTTCTCGGCTTGGGCATCGGAGTCGGCCACCACGGTAGTCATCAGCGCGTAGATCTTGGCCGCATCCCGGGGCCTGCCGACCAGTTCGAATTCATCGCGGATCGCGTCGGTCTGTCGACGGGTGACCGCGGTGTTGATCGAGTTCAGGAAGATGCCTTCTGCGTGCTGGGCGCCGAAGCGCCGGCCGCGGGAGGAGGCACCGGCTTGGAAGATCGCCGGGGTGCGCTGGATGGAGGGCTCAGAGAGGTGGATGCCGGGCACGTCGAAGTACTCGCCGTGGTGGTTGATCGGGTGCACCTTGGAAGGGTCGGTGTAGACACCGCGTTCGCGGTCCTTGAGCACCGCGCCTTCCTCCCAGGATCCTTCCCAGAGCTTGTAAACCACGTCCATGAATTCATCGGCGATGTCATAGCGGGCATCGTGATCCAGCTGCCGGGTCATGCCCAGGTTGCGGGCCGCCGACTCCAGGTAGCTGGTCACCACATTCCATCCGATGCGCCCGCGGGTGAGGTGATCCAGCGAGGAGAACTTCCGGGCCAACGCGTAGGGCTGTTCGTAGGTCAGCGCGCTGGTCACCGCGAAGCCGAGATTTTTCGTGGCCGCGGCCATGGCGGAAACCTGCATGAACGGATCATTCAGCGGCACCTGGTCGGCGTCGAGCAGCGCTGGCCCGCTGGAGTTCTGGTACACGTCATAGATGCCCAGCACATCGGCGAGGAACAAAGCGTCGAATCCACCGCGCTCCAGGGTCTTGGCCAGATCAACCCAGTATTCAAGGGTGTTGTACTCATCGGCCCTATTCTGCGGATGCCGCCAGAGCCCCGGGCTTTGATGGCTGACGCAGGTCATGTCAAAGGCGTTCAGGTGGATGCGCTTGCTCATTAGTTGCTTCTTCCCTTTGCGGTGGTGGTCAGTGCTTGGCGCTTTGCCGTGCGCAGTAGCGCGAAAATGCCGGTTGCCGATTGGCCCTTGGACTGCCCGAGCACCACGGCGGCGAGCAGGATCGCCAGCAGCACCAGGCCGCGAGCCAGGTCCTGCCAGAAGAAGGACAGGCCGATCAGGTTCAGCCCGTTATCCAGCAGGCCGAAGATCACCACGCCGATCAGCGTTCCGCCCACGGACACCCGTCCGTAGCGGCTGATGGTTGCCCCGATGAAGACCGCTCCGATGGCATCCATCAGGTAGGCCTGGCCGCTGCCCGGAACATAGCCGTTGGAGCGTGCGGCCAGCACCACTCCGGCGAATCCGGCGATGACCGCGCACAGCAGGTACGCGCTGGCAATCAGCGTATTGATCCGCAGGCCCGAGATCTTCGCCGCGCTGGGCTGTTCGCCGGCCATGGTCAGCTTGCGCCCATAACGGGTGATGCCAAGAAGCAGAGCCACTACCACGGCAATGGATACCGCGTTGATGATGGCGGCATCGATGTCCAGGAAGTAGCCGCGCCCGATCACGGCAAAACCATCGGGCACCAGTGGCGCTGAAAGGTAGATCGGCGCGCCGCCGCTGGTCAGCAGCTGCTGCACGCTGGTGCCGACAAACCAGACACTCAAGGTGGCCAGAAAGGCAGGGATCCGCAGAACCACGATCAACAGCGCATTCACCAGCCCCACGACCAGGGCGAAAAGCAATCCACCGGCCACAGCCACCCACGCACGATACCCGTCGTGGATCAGCCAGGCGCTGGCCAAGGCACCCAAGTCGAGGGCCACGCCAATCGACAGGTCAATGCCGCCGGCCCGCACCACCAGGGTCAGGCCAATGGCAACCAACGCCAGGAGCGCTACCTGCCCCAGGATTCCCACGAGGTTTCCCGCCGTGAAGAACACCGGGCTGAGCACCGAGAACACCATGAGGATCAGGGCCAGGGTTCCAGGAGCCACCAACCGCGATGCCTGGAAGGAGCCGCGCTTTTTGGCGCTTCCGGTGGTTGGGGATTCAGGGGTCGGCGCCGAGGGCGCGGCAAGAGTTTGAGCGGTACTCATCGGTTCTTCCTTCCGCGCAGGGTCACGCTGGCCAGAACCAGCAAGATCAGCAGGCCCTTGGCTGCGCCCACCCACTGGCTGGCAACGCCGAGCAGGGTCAGCCCGTTATCCAGGGCGGCGACGAACACTGCGGCCAGTACGGTGCCGACAACGCTGACCAGTCGCCGGCGGGAGAAGATCATGGACATATAGGCCACCAGGATGATGTCCAGCAGGATCTGCGTTCCGATGCCGGGAACCGCAGCCGAGAGCCTTGCCACCAAGAGCGTCCCAGCCAGGCCCGCCAAGGCCGAACTGAGCACATAGCTGGCCAGCCGGTATTTGCGGGGATCCAGCCCGGCCACCTGGGCGGCGGTAGGGTTCTGGCCGACAGCATAGGAATTCACACCCCAGCTGGTCTTGCCATAAACCCACCAGCCGGCGGCCCCGATGATGATCAGCAGCCAGGCCGCCAGCGGGATCCCGAGGAAAACACTGCCCCGGGCAGCCTCGAAGAAGCCGCCGGACACGGCGATCTTCAGGTTCTGACTGAAGACCAGTTCCAGCGAAGCGGCCACGCCCATGGTGGCCAAGGTTGCCAGCAGCGGGCGCAGGCCCAGGGTCACCGAGATCCCGTTGATCACGCCGATCGCGGTAGCCACCAGCACTCCGTAGAGCACCGCAAGCAACCCCGGAGTGCCGGTGGCGGCAGCCAGCGCGGTCACGGTGCCGGAGAGTCCTGCCACCGCGCCGGTGGACAGGTCGATGCCGCCGTTCAGGACATCATCGCCGCCAGCGATGATCACGATCGCGAGGCCCACCCCGGCAATGCCGAAGACCGAAGCCTGGGTCAAGATGGTGGCGATATTCGATGCCGTCAGGAAAAATGGCGAGCCGAAAACGAAGAGCAGCAGTACCGCGGTGATGCCGGCATAGCCGATCCAGGCGGCCAGGCTCGGCTTCTTGCCGCGTGCGCTGCGCGCCGGTGCGTCGTTGACGGTGGCAATGGCGGTGCTCATGCGTTCACCTCTTCTCGTGGTGTTCCGGTTCCTTGGCCGCTGGAGGCCAATTGCAAGATTCGTTCGGTGGTCACTTCGGCGGAGGACAGCTCGGCGATGATCCGGCCCCGATAGAGGACCAGCACTCGATCGGCCAGCCCCGCTACTTCTTCCAGATCAACGCTGACCATCAATGCGGCCGCGCCGTCGTCGACCAGCTGGTTGATCTGCGCGTAGATATGCGCACGGCTTCCCACGTCCACACCCGAGG harbors:
- a CDS encoding LLM class flavin-dependent oxidoreductase: MSKRIHLNAFDMTCVSHQSPGLWRHPQNRADEYNTLEYWVDLAKTLERGGFDALFLADVLGIYDVYQNSSGPALLDADQVPLNDPFMQVSAMAAATKNLGFAVTSALTYEQPYALARKFSSLDHLTRGRIGWNVVTSYLESAARNLGMTRQLDHDARYDIADEFMDVVYKLWEGSWEEGAVLKDRERGVYTDPSKVHPINHHGEYFDVPGIHLSEPSIQRTPAIFQAGASSRGRRFGAQHAEGIFLNSINTAVTRRQTDAIRDEFELVGRPRDAAKIYALMTTVVADSDAQAEKLYREYQSYASREGAMTFYGGWSGLDLSQYAPDEELQYLETNAARSAVSIFTTANPQQKWTPNTIADYLKVGGIGPVLVGSAETVADEIERWVDESGLDGINLAYAITPGSFEQFTDLVVPELRKRGRTWARYEGNTLREYLTEPGTTRVAEHHPAAAYRGAYAGKASAADTKASQTPEAVLGAQ
- a CDS encoding ABC transporter permease yields the protein MSTAIATVNDAPARSARGKKPSLAAWIGYAGITAVLLLFVFGSPFFLTASNIATILTQASVFGIAGVGLAIVIIAGGDDVLNGGIDLSTGAVAGLSGTVTALAAATGTPGLLAVLYGVLVATAIGVINGISVTLGLRPLLATLATMGVAASLELVFSQNLKIAVSGGFFEAARGSVFLGIPLAAWLLIIIGAAGWWVYGKTSWGVNSYAVGQNPTAAQVAGLDPRKYRLASYVLSSALAGLAGTLLVARLSAAVPGIGTQILLDIILVAYMSMIFSRRRLVSVVGTVLAAVFVAALDNGLTLLGVASQWVGAAKGLLILLVLASVTLRGRKNR
- a CDS encoding ABC transporter permease, with the translated sequence MSTAQTLAAPSAPTPESPTTGSAKKRGSFQASRLVAPGTLALILMVFSVLSPVFFTAGNLVGILGQVALLALVAIGLTLVVRAGGIDLSIGVALDLGALASAWLIHDGYRAWVAVAGGLLFALVVGLVNALLIVVLRIPAFLATLSVWFVGTSVQQLLTSGGAPIYLSAPLVPDGFAVIGRGYFLDIDAAIINAVSIAVVVALLLGITRYGRKLTMAGEQPSAAKISGLRINTLIASAYLLCAVIAGFAGVVLAARSNGYVPGSGQAYLMDAIGAVFIGATISRYGRVSVGGTLIGVVIFGLLDNGLNLIGLSFFWQDLARGLVLLAILLAAVVLGQSKGQSATGIFALLRTAKRQALTTTAKGRSN
- a CDS encoding acyl-CoA dehydrogenase family protein, which codes for MTVLSTQLPRVPYTGTADEAELAQWRETARKVADQLAADALERDRKNAQPFAEVQLLREAGLLNLLVPAQFGGAGAHWETAFEVVRILAAADGSISQLLAYHYVNQSGIAFYGAPETQAEWWQRTVEGGWLWGDSVNPVDPTLTLVPEGDGFRLNGAKRFSTGSGVGEVIVINAEVTEGERQGQVLAFVIPRDREGLEIVDDWDYLGQRLSASNSLKYHNVRIDAQDLLGEVTEEPVSTLLTPGIQLAFANFYLGIAQGALARGKQILLGRKNAWLFSQAETYSQDLIFQRTVGELKARTAAVAALTEKLGRKFDSLLAKSGDVTQPERAALAVDIAEAKVVSTEVGVEVANRIFEVTGSSSTANSVGLDLFWRNVRTHSLHDPVDYKKIEVGAYFLRGESQPLSLYT